The Bradysia coprophila strain Holo2 chromosome II, BU_Bcop_v1, whole genome shotgun sequence genome has a segment encoding these proteins:
- the LOC119074150 gene encoding uncharacterized protein ZK1073.1 isoform X1 gives MTTTEMTTSAERREAFSRRAESLVERKYVVNTDQSGEIHVVVQGDLTQQEKRAVFMTVHDLGCNHNSFQEFVNSPCMTEIKERSCFIHIDVTGHADNAESLPDTFQFPSLKTLGEDLVTVLDFLHVKYVIGLGEGAGANVLARFGIAHPTRSLGLILINCTGSAASVVETFKTKFINWKGDEVASSAESFLVFHKFGHQISSENSPDKEKIMAEYQSRLRTNLNSKNVGLYFKSFMSRKDLSLKECKVDTLLITGMLSPYASMVEKLHRDVEKEKITMLKIERAGDVLTDAPSKVAQSVLLFCKGQGLLTSVAMPGVDRGRAYSTSSGGSTDGQLANRLSRGMSMEEYDKPNIRRLSINDVSRK, from the exons AAATATGTTGTGAACACGGACCAAAGTGGCGAAATTCATGTCGTAGTACAG GGTGACCTGACCCAGCAAGAGAAAAGGGCTGTATTCATGACCGTTCACGATTTGGGCTGCAATCACAACTCATTTCAAGAATTCGTCAACAGTCCGTGCATGACCGAAATCAAGGAGCGTTCATGTTTCATTCACATCGATGTAACGGGCCATGCGGACAATGCTGAAAGTCTACCCGATAC CTTTCAATTTCCGTCGCTGAAGACACTCGGTGAAGATCTGGTAACTGTTCTCGATTttttgcatgtaaaatatGTCATTGGATTGGGAGAAGGAGCTGGAGCCAATGTTTTGGCTCGTTTCGGTATTGCCCATCCTACGAGATCTCTTGGACTAATACTAATTAATTGCACCGGAAGTGCGGCTAGTGTGGTCGAGACATTTAAAACAAAG ttCATCAATTGGAAAGGAGATGAAGTTGCTTCGTCGGCGGAAAGTTTCTTGGTTTTCCATAAATTTGGACAT CAAATATCTAGCGAAAACAGTCCGGACAAGGAGAAGATTATGGCGGAGTATCAGTCTCGTTTGCGCACAAATCTGAACAGCAAAAATGTCGGGCTCTATTTTAAGTCATTTATGAG TCGCAAAGATCTATCACTGAAAGAGTGCAAAGTTGATACGCTACTGATCACGGGCATGCTGAGCCCATATGCATCGATGGTTGAGAAACTGCACCGTGACGTGGAAAAGGAGAAAATCACCATGTTAAAAATTGAACGCGCTGGTGACGTACTCACGGATGCT CCATCGAAGGTTGCCCAGTCAGTGTTACTATTCTGCAAAGGACAAGGTCTTCTCACATCCGTAGCTATGCCCGGCGTAGATCGTGGTCGTGCGTATTCAACCAGTTCGGGAGGATCAACGGATGGACAGTTAGCGAATCGATTGTCGCGTGGAATGTCGATGGAAGAGTATGATAAGCCTAATATTCGACGGCTCAGTATCAACGATGTTAGCCGTAAATga
- the LOC119074150 gene encoding uncharacterized protein ZK1073.1 isoform X2 produces MDSKKLSPISNHSHQSETIKKYVVNTDQSGEIHVVVQGDLTQQEKRAVFMTVHDLGCNHNSFQEFVNSPCMTEIKERSCFIHIDVTGHADNAESLPDTFQFPSLKTLGEDLVTVLDFLHVKYVIGLGEGAGANVLARFGIAHPTRSLGLILINCTGSAASVVETFKTKFINWKGDEVASSAESFLVFHKFGHQISSENSPDKEKIMAEYQSRLRTNLNSKNVGLYFKSFMSRKDLSLKECKVDTLLITGMLSPYASMVEKLHRDVEKEKITMLKIERAGDVLTDAPSKVAQSVLLFCKGQGLLTSVAMPGVDRGRAYSTSSGGSTDGQLANRLSRGMSMEEYDKPNIRRLSINDVSRK; encoded by the exons AAATATGTTGTGAACACGGACCAAAGTGGCGAAATTCATGTCGTAGTACAG GGTGACCTGACCCAGCAAGAGAAAAGGGCTGTATTCATGACCGTTCACGATTTGGGCTGCAATCACAACTCATTTCAAGAATTCGTCAACAGTCCGTGCATGACCGAAATCAAGGAGCGTTCATGTTTCATTCACATCGATGTAACGGGCCATGCGGACAATGCTGAAAGTCTACCCGATAC CTTTCAATTTCCGTCGCTGAAGACACTCGGTGAAGATCTGGTAACTGTTCTCGATTttttgcatgtaaaatatGTCATTGGATTGGGAGAAGGAGCTGGAGCCAATGTTTTGGCTCGTTTCGGTATTGCCCATCCTACGAGATCTCTTGGACTAATACTAATTAATTGCACCGGAAGTGCGGCTAGTGTGGTCGAGACATTTAAAACAAAG ttCATCAATTGGAAAGGAGATGAAGTTGCTTCGTCGGCGGAAAGTTTCTTGGTTTTCCATAAATTTGGACAT CAAATATCTAGCGAAAACAGTCCGGACAAGGAGAAGATTATGGCGGAGTATCAGTCTCGTTTGCGCACAAATCTGAACAGCAAAAATGTCGGGCTCTATTTTAAGTCATTTATGAG TCGCAAAGATCTATCACTGAAAGAGTGCAAAGTTGATACGCTACTGATCACGGGCATGCTGAGCCCATATGCATCGATGGTTGAGAAACTGCACCGTGACGTGGAAAAGGAGAAAATCACCATGTTAAAAATTGAACGCGCTGGTGACGTACTCACGGATGCT CCATCGAAGGTTGCCCAGTCAGTGTTACTATTCTGCAAAGGACAAGGTCTTCTCACATCCGTAGCTATGCCCGGCGTAGATCGTGGTCGTGCGTATTCAACCAGTTCGGGAGGATCAACGGATGGACAGTTAGCGAATCGATTGTCGCGTGGAATGTCGATGGAAGAGTATGATAAGCCTAATATTCGACGGCTCAGTATCAACGATGTTAGCCGTAAATga